The nucleotide window GGTGCCGGATAACGTTACCCCCATAATGGTTTCCGACCAATAGAACTTGTTGACCGTAAAAGGCATCAAGCCCATCCTCACCCGGGCTGGTTGCTCAACTCCGGGCAGCTGAAAATCGGTATACAGCCAGCGGGTTTCCGTCTCGATCCCGTCGCTGGAGTAGCCGCCCCCTCCTGGACTGCCATATTCCAGGGATCCGAATTCAAAAAGCGCAGACTCCCTTTACCTTACCGTCGTTGGTGGCGGCAGTCAGCCATAGGCGATACTTGGCTTCGCCCCAGCTCTCTTCAACGTTACCGTCGTCCAGGGTGCCGCTCTCGCCTTTAAGCCAGTCATTGTGGTTGGTATAGATCATGAACCGGTTATTGAAGTCGCCTTTAATATCGATGTCGGCGGCAAAAAGCGGCAAAGCCATGAACAGCAACAGTATGAAAACTGTTGGTATGAACGTTTTTTTCATCAGCTTTCCTTTATGTGTTCGGGTGAATTTTCTTTTGGTTTCAATGGGAAGTGCTTCTGCGTGGCAGGGTCAGGACGCGCAGAAGAATAAACAGGACCAGACAGATGGAAACCAGCCAGACGGCTACCGGCTGCGAATAGCGCAAACCGAAGGATTCGAACCGTTCGTAGATCAGGACCGGGGCAATCATGGGATGGTAGGCGATGATGACCACAGCGCCGAACTCACTGATTGCCCGGGCGCAGCACATGACGATGCCCACCAGGATGCTTCTCCAGGCGAGGGGCAGGGTGATGTGCCAGAAGGTGCGGATCGGTGAAGCACCAAGGCTGCGGGAAACATGTTCGAGCCGGGGGGAGATGGCGGCAAAGCCTTCCCTGGCGGCATTGATATAGAAAGGCAGGCCGACAAAGGTCAGGACCATGATAATGCCGGTAACGCTGCCCATGATCCTGATCCCCAGGTGGTGAAATACATTTCCCAGCCAGTGGTTGCGGCCGGCTACGCTAAGGAGCGCGATTCCCACCACCGGGTGGGGAATGACGATTGGCAGATCAATAACGGCTTCCACCAAGTGTTTGCCTGGAAATGAGGTGCGGGCCAGCAGATAGGCAAATGGGGTGCCGAACACCACGGCAATAAGAGCGGCAGCGGCGGCGGTCGTGATGCTCAAGCTGATGGACCTGACCACCTCCTGGTCCTGAATGGCTGCCTTCATCGCCGTGGCGGTGGGTGCCGTGGTCATCTGGATCAGTGGCAGCAGGATGAAGGCTAGAATGACCAGTCCGCAGGAGGTTGAAACCCAGAATAACAGTTCCTTTTTCACTGTCTGCTGACCTAATGTTCCGCGGTGATTAGTACTTTTAGCTGCTGAGGCAGGGATTCAAACTCCTGCTGGCTGCCGATGCCCAGGGGGTCAAGGGGGGGCTGTCCAGCCTCCTCGAGGATTTTCAACCCGCCATTTTGGTCCAGGAGAAAGGCAAGAAATGCTTCTGCCGCTTTCTGATGCGGGGCATTGGTAAGTATGGTGATGCCGTAAGTAATGGATGTTCCGTGGATGGTCATGGTGGTTCCCGGTGTTTTGCCGGTTACCTCGACAACCGCGTTGCCATAGTGTTTTTCATAACGGTAATCCCCCAAGTTGATGGCTGCCGGAAGTTCAATGAAACGTAAGCCATGCTGGACGGCCACCGAACGGTATTCCCAGGCATAATCCATATTGCCGGTCTGCAGGAGCGAAATCAGTTCCACCGATTTAGGCCGGATGTTTTCCACCGGGCGATTATGCAGCAGCTGTTGGTAGAGACCGGGGTGCTGGTAGTGCTCTTCCGCCAGCTGTAGAACCATCAGCGAGCGATAACCGCAAGGGTCAATATTTGGATCGGCATGGCCCCAGACGACATCTGGTCGGGCCAGGATCTCATGCCAGTTGGCTGGCGAAATGTCGCCGGCATAGGTGCTGGTGTCAGTATAGCAGAGGACCATCCGGTTGCTGGCAAACCTGATATTCCAGGTGGCATGATCGGGAATCAGCAGCTTGTCGATGACATTGTAATCCGCCGAGGCCATGATGTCGCAGGGTTTGTGCAAGTCGGTAATTTTACGGGCGCATTTCTGGCTGCCGGCTGCTTCCCGCAGGATATCGATCCCGGGATGGCCGGCTTCGAACGCTTTCTCGATGGCCGCCATGGGCACGGAGAGGCTGCCGGCATGGAAAATAATTACCTGATCAGTTGTCTGTGCCGCCGAAGCCATTGGTGGCAGGCAGAGGAACATAACGACTGTCTGTAAAAGAAAAGCTATTTTTTTTACTCCGGCGCCCATGGTTATCTCCTGTTGAGGTGATTTTTTTAAATTGGGAGAGCTGTAACATGCAAAAGCGGTTAAATCAAGATGAAAAATTACATTAAATAATGAAAAGTAACTATAAATAACTTTGGAAGTTATTGTTGACTTTTGTAGCTGGAATAATTACGACAATGTAAGTCTTAACACGATTGTTCATGCAAGTGATGCGGGGAGATGCCATGGAGAGGAAGGATCTGCTAACCACCAGAGAGGTGGCCGGTTATCTTAAAATCAATGAGAAGAAAGTCTATCAGCTTATCCAGGATGGGGTGATTCCCTGTACCGGGGTGGTGGGGAAATGGCTGTTTTCCCTTGAGCAGATTAACCGCTGGCTTGAAGAAAAAACCGCCCTGGCTAAGAATATCCTGGTGGCCGGCAGTGATGACCCTTTGCTGATGAGGCTGGTGGAAATGTTCAATCGGCAGTTTTTTCCCCACCACCTGGTATTCCATGCGGCGATCGGCAGCCAGCATGGATTGATGTCGCTGGCCAACGGCAGTGCGCAGGTAGCCGGAGTCCACCTTTTTCATCCGCCTACCGGTGATTACAACCTTCCCTATGTGAAAAAGCACTGTGCCGGCAAACGAGTGGTGGTGGTTAATCTGGCCTACCGTCAGCAGGGGTTGCTGGTGGCTCCCGGCAACCCGCTGCGCATTACCGGGATTACCGATCTTATCCGTCCCGAGGTTCGGTTTGTAAATCGCAACCAGGGCTCCGGCACCCGCTTCCACCTGGATTATCTGCTCCATCAGGAACAGTTGGCTGATGCCCCTGTACATGGCTACCAGCAGGAATTGGCTACCCATCAGGAGGTGGCCGTCCAGATTCTCAAAGGTGCGGCTGATGTGGGGATGGGGATTGTCTATGCGGCGGCAGAGGTTGGGCTTGATTTTATTCCCCTGGTTGAAGAGCGCTTCGACCTGGTGGCCATGGCGGAGAGTTATCATGCCCATCCCATTGCCGACTTTTTTGCCCTTCTGGAACCGGAAAAACTGACCCTCAAAACCGGCTCTTTTCCCGGTTATGATTTCCGCGATGCGGGGACGATTGTCTGGCAGAACAACAGCTGAATGGTGGGGCAGGAGGCAGCAGTTGGGTGTTGTTAACGGAACCCGCCCTGCCGGTAAATCTGCCAGAAGGTCCGGCACAGGGCAAAGAGTGATTTCTGTCTTCCCTGGGTGTCGGCCTCAGGTCTGATTCCAGAGTGCCGCTCAATTTTCCAGAAGATGTACTGGACGCCCCCATTGAAAGTGGTCAGGGCTTTGAGCAGCCGCAGCACAGAGAGAAGTTTCCCCTGGATGATCCGCAGTGTCCAGCCCCAGCGGCACAACCGCCGCCGGCCAGGTGAATTTTTGTTTCTATAATGGTGTGCAGGGTCGGTGCCATCGGCGGTGAGCAGTGTTGCAGTCAAATGTTCATAGTAGTTGGCATCCTGCTGAAACAGTTGGTCGCGGTAATGTTGCCGTTCGGTCCGCAGCTCCGCCCGGTAGGTAAGGGAAAAACCATGGCACCAGAGTTCTCGGGCAGTAAACTGATCCGGGAGGCAGGGAATGACCCGGGAGACAAAGGTCCGCGCTGCTTCGGCCAGGGCGTGATGGAGACGCTTCTGGATCTGGTCGGTGCGGGCGTAAAGAATGCCGGTCGGCTGGGCGAAGCGTCCCCACAGGTAGGAATGGAACCAGCGTGGTGAAGTGCCCCGCTCGAAATCATCGATGGAAAGCACGGCATATTTCCCCCTCACTGTTCTGCCGTTGTGGGCGATTTCAAGATAAAAAACATTAGGCGGCAGCAGGCGGTTGAGCAATGCCAGGTGGTACCGGTCGTAGGCGTTGTGGTAGTCATCAACCAGGAGATAGAGATCCAGCAGGCCGTCGAAATAATCGCCGCTCCGTCGGCAGGAGCCGTAGAAAAGAACCGCCTCGATGGCTTTCCCGTAGCGTTGCTGCAGTTCGGTGATCATGGCCTGCAGCGGAGGTGACTCCTGACAGGTTGCCTGGCGGCTGATCAGGGAGATAGTCGGTGATAGTGACATGATCAGTGCCTGCCATGGGGACGGAGCTGTAAGAAATGTACCAGACCGCCGTCGGCAACGATAAGCGGCTGACGGCTGCCGGTATCATACAGTTGGCCGTCCAGGGTGAAAGGGCCGTTGAAAGTGAGTTCCACGTTAGTGCAGTTGTGGCTGTAATAGCCGTTTTCAGGTGTTCCCAGGGGATGATTGTGCCCCCGGGCCAAGTGGGGAAGCAGGCGGAAGAATCGTTCAGGCTGGCTGCGCACGGCGGTATAATGGAGCGGTCGATCTTCTGATCCCCAAAAGGGGCGCAGGCCGAAAAACAGCCGTTCCAGGGTGCTGACCATGAGCAGAAAGAATTGTTCTTTCCCCGGGGGATTGCCGTCAATGACGACCTGCATGGCTGTTGGCATGATAACCGGGCGATTTTTTTGCCTCATGGCCAGTAGAAAACGGGCAAAAACCAGTCCGGGACCCAGCTCTCCTGTAATTCCAAGGCGATTGACCCGCCGATGAAAAAAGCTGATTCCCTGGGGGATGCCGGCGGCACCGAAAAACATGCCATACAGGGAATCCCCCCCCCCTGCAACCCGAAGTATCGGTCGGGTAATGACCGTTGCCCTGGCTTCATTCCGGTTTGTCCAGGTGAGAAGGTTTGTCAGGGCTTTTTTTGCCGATCCCGGCAGACCGACATCACCGGCGGTCATGCTGGTGGTTCCGGCCCGCAAAACGGCCAACAGCGGCAGGCGGGAGAAGGGGCCTTGATTCAGTAGCGCGGTCAGAACGGCTGAAATGGTGCCGTCGCCGCCATTGACAACCACCAAGTTGATTCCCTGCTGGCTGAACACTTTCAGGGCGCTGCCGATGGCCGCAGGATTTTCCACTTCCCAATGGCTGATCTGCGGCTGCTGGCGCAGCAGATTTCTGATGGCCGGCAGACCACGACGGTTGCCGCCGCTCAATGGGTTGCTCAGGATACCGACGCGCAGGTTTCCCGCTGCAACGGTGGGAGTGAAGCTGTCGCTGCCTTCCCGGCAATAATCCGTTCCCGGTAAACGTGCTGGGGAGGACATGATTATCCCCGGGAACCGTCCGGGAATGTTGTCAGACGACGGGTAAAGAGCCTTACTGCCAACGACTGGCGGCGTCCATCCTGGCTGATGTCAGCAAACCATGGTTTCAATGGCCCGGATGTCAGCCGGACCCGGATGGCCATTGCCAGGCGGACAACCAGAAATAGGCTGGTGGCAACGGTCCAGAATGCAACCCAGAAAAGGCCCAGATCGGGGCGCCCCAGGAGGATGCTGATGGTGAGAAGTATCAGATTGGGATTACGCCGGCCGGTGACCAGACGGAAATAGGAGTCGATCTGGTGCCAGCAGAAGATGCCGAAACGTCCCAGCAGCCCGGTGAAAATTGCTTCAACCAGCCGGCCGGCAAGATAGCCGATAACGATCAGCCAGAAAATAGCCTGCAGCGAGGCAACCGTTATCTCCGGATAGATCCTGGTCAATCCCAGTCCCCACAGCAAGTACCAGATGGGCGGATGAATCAGGTCAATGGCATGGTCAAAAATATGTCCCATCTTGCTGGAGGTTACGGTCACCCGGGCAAGTTTGCCGTCCACCGTATCAAGAAAGGTCATTAACCAGCCGGCGGCCAATCCCAGACCGTAATGGCCGAACATGAAGAGCAGACCGGCAAGGCAGACCAACCCTAATCCAGCCATAGTCACCTGGTTGGGAGAAAGTCCCCGGCGAACACAAAGTTGAACCGCCAACCGGGCCGGCAATGGCCAGGCCCACTTGGTCACCAGATCGGTAACCCCTTTATAGGACCAGGAGAAGAGGTGTTTTTCCAGCAGGTGTCGATTGCTTTTTTCGATGGGGAGAACGAAGGGAGGATCAAATTTGCGCAGCTGCTGCTGGTAGATGGGGGTTAACGTTTCGGGGGTGACAGTCTCAATCCCCGGCAGCTGATCGGCAGGATTTTTTCCCGCGAGGATGGTCCGGGCTTCGACAGCCAGGGAGCCGGGGACATGGGCTGCGACCGGCCGTGCAGTGGTGCCGCTGGAGAGCTGCAGGATGGTGTTGGGCGCGGTAAGCAAACTTTTAATGATCCGGTCATCATAGAGGTAATCTCCCCGGATCACAATCACCGAGTTATCCTCAGCAACTTCGGTGAGGTTATCACTGAAGTTGCTGACCCCGGCGGTGGCGAAAACTCGTTCCAGTCGTTGACGGGAGGAAAGTCCCCAGAGTTCCACCGGGCTTTCCTCAAACACATGGACGACCACTGCCATTGATCTCTCCCTGGAGAAGAGTAGGTAAGCTCTTCTCTTGTGTGAAGGTTTTGGTCTCTTAAGCCGGGACCTGCCTAGTGCCGATGATGCGTCATTGAAAAAAAACCTGGATTTCTTTATATAGATAAATATGATGTTTGTAAAGACTGCTGAGCCGGCATCCTGCCCTCATTCTTCTTCCACCGGTGATCTCCGGGAGGAGATGTTTACCTTTGCCCATCTGTCCGATCTCCACCTTTGCTGCCCCCGGGAGTTCAGCTTGGCGGATATCATTACCAAGCGGCTTTATGGATTCCTGTCATGGAAGCTGCACCGCTCCAGTGAGTATGCCGAGCAGGTGCTGGCGGCGTTGCTTGAGGATATCAGGGTGCAGCAGCCTGACCATGTGATGGTTACCGGCGATCTCACCCATCTGAGCCTGCCGGGTGAATTTCTCAAAGCGGAACACGTTCTCCGATGCCTGGGTAGTGGTGAGCGGGTTACCGTGATCCCCGGAAATCACGATAGCTACATTGCTGCTGCGGTGGGCAAGGCGGAGAAGGCGTGGGCTTCCTACATGGTTTCTGACAACGATGAGTCAGCCTCGAAGGTTTCTTTCCCGACTTTTCGCCGGCGGGGGCCGGCGGCAATCATCGGCTTGTCCACTGCCAGACCATGTCTGCCACTGTTGGCTTATGGTACCGTCGGCACGGCCCAGCTGCACCGTTTGGCGGAATATCTCGAAGAAGCGGGCCGCCAACAGCTCTTTCGGGTGGTGCTGATCCATCATCCTCCGGTTCCGGGGGTTGTCAGCTGGCGGAAGCGCTTGACCGATTGGCAGGCGTTTGGGGCATTGCTCGCCCGGCAGGGGGCGGAGCTGGTTTTGCACGGTCATGCCCATATTCCCTCATCGGCATTTTTGGAAGGTGTGGGGCAGAACATTCCCGTGCGGGGGGTTCCGGCTGCTTCCGCCATCGGTCGCCGGCCGTACCGCCGGGCGCACTATTGTTTGTACGGGATAACAAGAAAAGCTGAAGGCTGGCATATTGTCTGTGCTGTGCGGCGCTACTCGGTCGAAAAACAATGCTTTGTGGGG belongs to Candidatus Anaeroferrophillus wilburensis and includes:
- a CDS encoding helix-turn-helix transcriptional regulator; its protein translation is MERKDLLTTREVAGYLKINEKKVYQLIQDGVIPCTGVVGKWLFSLEQINRWLEEKTALAKNILVAGSDDPLLMRLVEMFNRQFFPHHLVFHAAIGSQHGLMSLANGSAQVAGVHLFHPPTGDYNLPYVKKHCAGKRVVVVNLAYRQQGLLVAPGNPLRITGITDLIRPEVRFVNRNQGSGTRFHLDYLLHQEQLADAPVHGYQQELATHQEVAVQILKGAADVGMGIVYAAAEVGLDFIPLVEERFDLVAMAESYHAHPIADFFALLEPEKLTLKTGSFPGYDFRDAGTIVWQNNS
- a CDS encoding CDP-alcohol phosphatidyltransferase family protein; the protein is MAVVVHVFEESPVELWGLSSRQRLERVFATAGVSNFSDNLTEVAEDNSVIVIRGDYLYDDRIIKSLLTAPNTILQLSSGTTARPVAAHVPGSLAVEARTILAGKNPADQLPGIETVTPETLTPIYQQQLRKFDPPFVLPIEKSNRHLLEKHLFSWSYKGVTDLVTKWAWPLPARLAVQLCVRRGLSPNQVTMAGLGLVCLAGLLFMFGHYGLGLAAGWLMTFLDTVDGKLARVTVTSSKMGHIFDHAIDLIHPPIWYLLWGLGLTRIYPEITVASLQAIFWLIVIGYLAGRLVEAIFTGLLGRFGIFCWHQIDSYFRLVTGRRNPNLILLTISILLGRPDLGLFWVAFWTVATSLFLVVRLAMAIRVRLTSGPLKPWFADISQDGRRQSLAVRLFTRRLTTFPDGSRG
- the wtpA gene encoding tungstate ABC transporter substrate-binding protein WtpA; the encoded protein is MGAGVKKIAFLLQTVVMFLCLPPMASAAQTTDQVIIFHAGSLSVPMAAIEKAFEAGHPGIDILREAAGSQKCARKITDLHKPCDIMASADYNVIDKLLIPDHATWNIRFASNRMVLCYTDTSTYAGDISPANWHEILARPDVVWGHADPNIDPCGYRSLMVLQLAEEHYQHPGLYQQLLHNRPVENIRPKSVELISLLQTGNMDYAWEYRSVAVQHGLRFIELPAAINLGDYRYEKHYGNAVVEVTGKTPGTTMTIHGTSITYGITILTNAPHQKAAEAFLAFLLDQNGGLKILEEAGQPPLDPLGIGSQQEFESLPQQLKVLITAEH
- a CDS encoding metallophosphoesterase gives rise to the protein MMFVKTAEPASCPHSSSTGDLREEMFTFAHLSDLHLCCPREFSLADIITKRLYGFLSWKLHRSSEYAEQVLAALLEDIRVQQPDHVMVTGDLTHLSLPGEFLKAEHVLRCLGSGERVTVIPGNHDSYIAAAVGKAEKAWASYMVSDNDESASKVSFPTFRRRGPAAIIGLSTARPCLPLLAYGTVGTAQLHRLAEYLEEAGRQQLFRVVLIHHPPVPGVVSWRKRLTDWQAFGALLARQGAELVLHGHAHIPSSAFLEGVGQNIPVRGVPAASAIGRRPYRRAHYCLYGITRKAEGWHIVCAVRRYSVEKQCFVGVDGWQPLMS
- a CDS encoding ABC transporter permease; its protein translation is MTTAPTATAMKAAIQDQEVVRSISLSITTAAAAALIAVVFGTPFAYLLARTSFPGKHLVEAVIDLPIVIPHPVVGIALLSVAGRNHWLGNVFHHLGIRIMGSVTGIIMVLTFVGLPFYINAAREGFAAISPRLEHVSRSLGASPIRTFWHITLPLAWRSILVGIVMCCARAISEFGAVVIIAYHPMIAPVLIYERFESFGLRYSQPVAVWLVSICLVLFILLRVLTLPRRSTSH